The Bos taurus isolate L1 Dominette 01449 registration number 42190680 breed Hereford chromosome 18, ARS-UCD2.0, whole genome shotgun sequence genome has a window encoding:
- the DMWD gene encoding dystrophia myotonica WD repeat-containing protein isoform X1 has translation MAAGGAEGGSGPGAAMGDCAEIKSQFRTREGFYKLLPGDGAARRSGPASAQTPAPPQPPQPPPGPASASGPGAAGPAPSPPPAGPGPGPALPAVRLSLVRLGEPDSAGAGEPPATPAGLGAGGDRVCFNLGRELYFYPGCCRRGSQRSIDLNKPIDKRIYKGTQPTCHDFNQFTAATETISLLVGFSAGQVQYLDLIKKDTSKLFNEERLIDKTKVTYLKWLPESESLFLASHASGHLYLYNVGHPCASAPPQYSLLKQGEGFAVYAAKSKAPRNPLAKWAVGEGPLNEFAFSPDGRHLACVSQDGCLRVFHFDSMLLRGLMKSYFGGLLCVCWSPDGRYVVTGGEDDLVTVWSFTEGRVVARGHGHKSWVNAVAFDPYTTRAEEAAAAGADEERSGEEEEEPEAGSTGSGGGAPLSPLPKAGSITYRFGSAGQDTQFCLWDLTEDVLYPHPPLARTRTLPGTPGTTPPTASGSRGGEPGPGPLPRSLSRSNSLPHPAGSGKAGGPGTAAEPGTPFSIGRFATLTLQERRDRGAEKEHKRYHSLGNISRGGSGGGGGGDKPSGAAPRSRLDPAKVLGTALCPRIHEVPLLEPLVCKKIAQERLTVLLFLEDCIITACQEGLICTWARPGKAFTDEETEAQTGEGSWPRSPSKSVVEGISSQPGNSPSGTVV, from the exons ATGGCGGCGGGCGGAGCGGAGGGCGGCTCGGGCCCCGGCGCCGCCATGGGGGATTGCGCGGAAATCAAGTCGCAGTTCCGCACCCGCGAGGGCTTCTACAAGCTGCTCCCCGGCGACGGCGCCGCCCGCAGATCGGGTCCGGCTTCCGCCCAGACCCCGGCGCCGCCCCAGCCGCCGCAGCCCCCGCCCGGCCCTGCCTCTGCCTCGGGCCCAGGCGCCGCGGGCCCCGCTCCGTCCCCTCCGCCTGCAGGCCCCGGGCCCGGGCCCGCGCTGCCTGCGGTGCGCCTAAGCCTCGTGCGTCTCGGGGAGCCCGACAGCGCCGGGGCCGGGGAGCCGCCTGCCACGCCCGCGGGACTGGGCGCCGGGGGAGACCGCGTCTGCTTCAACTTGGGCCGCGAACTCTATTTCTACCCGGGCTGCTGTCGCCGTGGGAGCCAACGG TCCATTGACCTCAACAAGCCAATTGACAAGCGGATCTATAAGGGCACTCAGCCCACCTGCCATGACTTCAACCAGTTCACTGCTGCCACGGAGACCATCTCCCTGCTGGTGGGCTTCTCAGCCGGTCAAGTCCAGTACCTGGATCTCATCAAGAAGGACACCAGCAAACTATTCAATGAGGAG CGGCTCATTGACAAGACCAAGGTGACATATCTGAAGTGGCTGCCCGAGTCAGAGAGCCTGTTCCTGGCGTCCCACGCCAGCGGCCACCTGTACCTGTACAACGTCGGCCACCCGTGCGCCTCGGCGCCGCCCCAGTATAGCCTGCTGAAGCAGGGCGAGGGCTTCGCCGTCTACGCCGCCAAGAGCAAGGCGCCCCGCAACCCGCTGGCCAAGTGGGCGGTGGGCGAGGGGCCCCTCAACGAGTTCGCCTTCTCGCCCGACGGCCGGCACCTGGCCTGCGTCAGCCAGGATGGCTGCCTGCGCGTCTTCCACTTCGATTCCATGCTCCTGCGGGGGCTCATGAAGAGCTACTTTGGGGGCCTGCTCTGTGTGTGCTGGAGCCCCGACGGGCGCTACGTCGTGACGGGGGGCGAAGACGACCTGGTCACCGTGTGGTCCTTCACCGAGGGCCGCGTGGTGGCCCGGGGCCACGGCCACAAGTCCTGGGTCAACGCCGTGGCCTTCGACCCCTACACCACGAGGGCGGAGGAGGCAGCGGCCGCGGGCGCTGACGAGGAGCGGAGtggcgaggaggaggaggagccggaGGCGGGGAGCACAGGCTCGGGCGGGGGCGCCCCCCTCTCCCCGCTGCCCAAGGCCGGCTCCATCACGTACCGCTTCGGCTCAGCCGGCCAGGACACGCAGTTCTGCCTGTGGGACCTCACGGAAGACGTGCTCTACCCACACCCTCCCCTGGCCCGCACGCGCACCCTCCCAGGCACGCCTGGCACCACGCCGCCTACCGCCAGCGGCTCGCGGGGCGGCGAGCCTGGCCCCGGGCCCCTGCCCCGTTCACTGTCCCGCTCCAACAGCCTTCCGCACCCCGCGGGCAGCGGCAAGGCGGGTGGCCCGGGCACGGCAGCAGAGCCTGGCACGCCCTTCAGCATCGGCCGCTTTGCCACGCTCACGCTGCAGGAGCGGCGGGACCGGGGGGCCGAGAAAGAGCACAAGCGCTACCACAGTCTGGGCAACATCAGCCGGGGTGgcagcgggggcgggggcggcggggacAAGCCCAGCGGTGCCGCCCCCCGAAGCCGGCTGGACCCCGCCAAGGTGCTGGGCACCGCGCTTTGCCCGCGCATCCACGAGGTACCGCTGCTGGAGCCACTGGTATGCAAGAAGATCGCCCAGGAGCGGCTCACGGTCCTCCTCTTCCTGGAGGACTGCATCATCACCGCCTGCCAGGAGGGCCTCATCTGCACCTGGGCCCGGCCGGGCAAGGCG ttcacagatgaggagaccgAGGCCCAGACAGGGGAAGGAAGTTGGCCCAGGTCACCCAGCAAGTCAGTGGTAGAG GGCATCTCCTCCCAGCCAGGCAACTCCCCAAGCGGCACAGTGGTGTGA
- the DMWD gene encoding dystrophia myotonica WD repeat-containing protein isoform X3, with protein MLLRGLMKSYFGGLLCVCWSPDGRYVVTGGEDDLVTVWSFTEGRVVARGHGHKSWVNAVAFDPYTTRAEEAAAAGADEERSGEEEEEPEAGSTGSGGGAPLSPLPKAGSITYRFGSAGQDTQFCLWDLTEDVLYPHPPLARTRTLPGTPGTTPPTASGSRGGEPGPGPLPRSLSRSNSLPHPAGSGKAGGPGTAAEPGTPFSIGRFATLTLQERRDRGAEKEHKRYHSLGNISRGGSGGGGGGDKPSGAAPRSRLDPAKVLGTALCPRIHEVPLLEPLVCKKIAQERLTVLLFLEDCIITACQEGLICTWARPGKAFTDEETEAQTGEGSWPRSPSKSVVEGISSQPGNSPSGTVV; from the exons ATGCTCCTGCGGGGGCTCATGAAGAGCTACTTTGGGGGCCTGCTCTGTGTGTGCTGGAGCCCCGACGGGCGCTACGTCGTGACGGGGGGCGAAGACGACCTGGTCACCGTGTGGTCCTTCACCGAGGGCCGCGTGGTGGCCCGGGGCCACGGCCACAAGTCCTGGGTCAACGCCGTGGCCTTCGACCCCTACACCACGAGGGCGGAGGAGGCAGCGGCCGCGGGCGCTGACGAGGAGCGGAGtggcgaggaggaggaggagccggaGGCGGGGAGCACAGGCTCGGGCGGGGGCGCCCCCCTCTCCCCGCTGCCCAAGGCCGGCTCCATCACGTACCGCTTCGGCTCAGCCGGCCAGGACACGCAGTTCTGCCTGTGGGACCTCACGGAAGACGTGCTCTACCCACACCCTCCCCTGGCCCGCACGCGCACCCTCCCAGGCACGCCTGGCACCACGCCGCCTACCGCCAGCGGCTCGCGGGGCGGCGAGCCTGGCCCCGGGCCCCTGCCCCGTTCACTGTCCCGCTCCAACAGCCTTCCGCACCCCGCGGGCAGCGGCAAGGCGGGTGGCCCGGGCACGGCAGCAGAGCCTGGCACGCCCTTCAGCATCGGCCGCTTTGCCACGCTCACGCTGCAGGAGCGGCGGGACCGGGGGGCCGAGAAAGAGCACAAGCGCTACCACAGTCTGGGCAACATCAGCCGGGGTGgcagcgggggcgggggcggcggggacAAGCCCAGCGGTGCCGCCCCCCGAAGCCGGCTGGACCCCGCCAAGGTGCTGGGCACCGCGCTTTGCCCGCGCATCCACGAGGTACCGCTGCTGGAGCCACTGGTATGCAAGAAGATCGCCCAGGAGCGGCTCACGGTCCTCCTCTTCCTGGAGGACTGCATCATCACCGCCTGCCAGGAGGGCCTCATCTGCACCTGGGCCCGGCCGGGCAAGGCG ttcacagatgaggagaccgAGGCCCAGACAGGGGAAGGAAGTTGGCCCAGGTCACCCAGCAAGTCAGTGGTAGAG GGCATCTCCTCCCAGCCAGGCAACTCCCCAAGCGGCACAGTGGTGTGA
- the DMWD gene encoding dystrophia myotonica WD repeat-containing protein isoform X2, which yields MAAGGAEGGSGPGAAMGDCAEIKSQFRTREGFYKLLPGDGAARRSGPASAQTPAPPQPPQPPPGPASASGPGAAGPAPSPPPAGPGPGPALPAVRLSLVRLGEPDSAGAGEPPATPAGLGAGGDRVCFNLGRELYFYPGCCRRGSQRSIDLNKPIDKRIYKGTQPTCHDFNQFTAATETISLLVGFSAGQVQYLDLIKKDTSKLFNEERLIDKTKVTYLKWLPESESLFLASHASGHLYLYNVGHPCASAPPQYSLLKQGEGFAVYAAKSKAPRNPLAKWAVGEGPLNEFAFSPDGRHLACVSQDGCLRVFHFDSMLLRGLMKSYFGGLLCVCWSPDGRYVVTGGEDDLVTVWSFTEGRVVARGHGHKSWVNAVAFDPYTTRAEEAAAAGADEERSGEEEEEPEAGSTGSGGGAPLSPLPKAGSITYRFGSAGQDTQFCLWDLTEDVLYPHPPLARTRTLPGTPGTTPPTASGSRGGEPGPGPLPRSLSRSNSLPHPAGSGKAGGPGTAAEPGTPFSIGRFATLTLQERRDRGAEKEHKRYHSLGNISRGGSGGGGGGDKPSGAAPRSRLDPAKVLGTALCPRIHEVPLLEPLVCKKIAQERLTVLLFLEDCIITACQEGLICTWARPGKAGISSQPGNSPSGTVV from the exons ATGGCGGCGGGCGGAGCGGAGGGCGGCTCGGGCCCCGGCGCCGCCATGGGGGATTGCGCGGAAATCAAGTCGCAGTTCCGCACCCGCGAGGGCTTCTACAAGCTGCTCCCCGGCGACGGCGCCGCCCGCAGATCGGGTCCGGCTTCCGCCCAGACCCCGGCGCCGCCCCAGCCGCCGCAGCCCCCGCCCGGCCCTGCCTCTGCCTCGGGCCCAGGCGCCGCGGGCCCCGCTCCGTCCCCTCCGCCTGCAGGCCCCGGGCCCGGGCCCGCGCTGCCTGCGGTGCGCCTAAGCCTCGTGCGTCTCGGGGAGCCCGACAGCGCCGGGGCCGGGGAGCCGCCTGCCACGCCCGCGGGACTGGGCGCCGGGGGAGACCGCGTCTGCTTCAACTTGGGCCGCGAACTCTATTTCTACCCGGGCTGCTGTCGCCGTGGGAGCCAACGG TCCATTGACCTCAACAAGCCAATTGACAAGCGGATCTATAAGGGCACTCAGCCCACCTGCCATGACTTCAACCAGTTCACTGCTGCCACGGAGACCATCTCCCTGCTGGTGGGCTTCTCAGCCGGTCAAGTCCAGTACCTGGATCTCATCAAGAAGGACACCAGCAAACTATTCAATGAGGAG CGGCTCATTGACAAGACCAAGGTGACATATCTGAAGTGGCTGCCCGAGTCAGAGAGCCTGTTCCTGGCGTCCCACGCCAGCGGCCACCTGTACCTGTACAACGTCGGCCACCCGTGCGCCTCGGCGCCGCCCCAGTATAGCCTGCTGAAGCAGGGCGAGGGCTTCGCCGTCTACGCCGCCAAGAGCAAGGCGCCCCGCAACCCGCTGGCCAAGTGGGCGGTGGGCGAGGGGCCCCTCAACGAGTTCGCCTTCTCGCCCGACGGCCGGCACCTGGCCTGCGTCAGCCAGGATGGCTGCCTGCGCGTCTTCCACTTCGATTCCATGCTCCTGCGGGGGCTCATGAAGAGCTACTTTGGGGGCCTGCTCTGTGTGTGCTGGAGCCCCGACGGGCGCTACGTCGTGACGGGGGGCGAAGACGACCTGGTCACCGTGTGGTCCTTCACCGAGGGCCGCGTGGTGGCCCGGGGCCACGGCCACAAGTCCTGGGTCAACGCCGTGGCCTTCGACCCCTACACCACGAGGGCGGAGGAGGCAGCGGCCGCGGGCGCTGACGAGGAGCGGAGtggcgaggaggaggaggagccggaGGCGGGGAGCACAGGCTCGGGCGGGGGCGCCCCCCTCTCCCCGCTGCCCAAGGCCGGCTCCATCACGTACCGCTTCGGCTCAGCCGGCCAGGACACGCAGTTCTGCCTGTGGGACCTCACGGAAGACGTGCTCTACCCACACCCTCCCCTGGCCCGCACGCGCACCCTCCCAGGCACGCCTGGCACCACGCCGCCTACCGCCAGCGGCTCGCGGGGCGGCGAGCCTGGCCCCGGGCCCCTGCCCCGTTCACTGTCCCGCTCCAACAGCCTTCCGCACCCCGCGGGCAGCGGCAAGGCGGGTGGCCCGGGCACGGCAGCAGAGCCTGGCACGCCCTTCAGCATCGGCCGCTTTGCCACGCTCACGCTGCAGGAGCGGCGGGACCGGGGGGCCGAGAAAGAGCACAAGCGCTACCACAGTCTGGGCAACATCAGCCGGGGTGgcagcgggggcgggggcggcggggacAAGCCCAGCGGTGCCGCCCCCCGAAGCCGGCTGGACCCCGCCAAGGTGCTGGGCACCGCGCTTTGCCCGCGCATCCACGAGGTACCGCTGCTGGAGCCACTGGTATGCAAGAAGATCGCCCAGGAGCGGCTCACGGTCCTCCTCTTCCTGGAGGACTGCATCATCACCGCCTGCCAGGAGGGCCTCATCTGCACCTGGGCCCGGCCGGGCAAGGCG GGCATCTCCTCCCAGCCAGGCAACTCCCCAAGCGGCACAGTGGTGTGA